One stretch of Comamonas testosteroni DNA includes these proteins:
- the htpX gene encoding protease HtpX — translation MKRIALFLLTNIAVVAVLGIVASLLGVNRYLTANGLNLGALLGFAFIMGFGGAIISLLISKPMAKWTSGVQVINEPRNADEAWIVNTVRGFAEKAGIGMPEVGIYEGEPNAFATGAFKNSALVAVSTGLLEGMTREEVEAVIGHEVAHIANGDMVTMTLIQGVMNTFVVFLSRVIGYAVDSFLRRNDEQSSGPGIGYMITTVVLDILLGFVAAMIVAWFSRQREFRADAGAAQLMGRKQPMMNALARLGGMHPGELPKSVAAMGIAGGIGQLFSTHPPIEQRIAALQNAR, via the coding sequence ATGAAACGTATTGCCTTATTTCTATTGACCAATATCGCCGTGGTGGCGGTATTGGGCATCGTCGCCAGCTTGCTGGGCGTCAACCGCTACCTCACTGCCAACGGCCTCAACCTGGGCGCCCTGCTGGGCTTTGCCTTCATCATGGGCTTTGGCGGCGCCATCATCTCGCTGCTGATCTCCAAACCCATGGCCAAGTGGACATCGGGTGTGCAGGTCATCAACGAGCCGCGCAACGCCGATGAGGCCTGGATCGTCAACACCGTGCGCGGCTTTGCCGAAAAGGCCGGCATCGGCATGCCAGAGGTCGGCATCTATGAGGGCGAGCCCAACGCCTTTGCGACTGGTGCCTTCAAGAACTCGGCCCTGGTGGCCGTGTCCACGGGGCTGCTGGAAGGCATGACGCGTGAAGAGGTCGAGGCCGTGATCGGTCACGAAGTGGCCCACATCGCCAATGGCGACATGGTGACCATGACGCTGATCCAGGGCGTGATGAACACCTTTGTGGTCTTCCTCTCGCGCGTGATCGGCTATGCGGTCGACTCCTTCCTGCGCCGCAACGACGAGCAAAGCTCGGGCCCCGGCATCGGCTACATGATCACCACCGTGGTGCTGGATATCCTGCTGGGCTTTGTCGCCGCCATGATCGTGGCCTGGTTCTCGCGCCAGCGCGAGTTCCGTGCCGACGCGGGTGCCGCACAGCTCATGGGGCGCAAGCAGCCCATGATGAATGCGCTGGCCCGTCTGGGCGGCATGCATCCGGGCGAGCTGCCCAAGAGCGTGGCGGCCATGGGCATTGCCGGCGGCATTGGCCAGCTGTTCTCTACCCACCCGCCCATCGAGCAGCGCATTGCTGCACTGCAAAACGCCCGCTAA
- a CDS encoding intradiol ring-cleavage dioxygenase: MVRFTDESLPPMTQPHSSSETLVPAARATSRRSWLRQSAALLGALPFMPLPGRAAPAAIGSAAAPATAGTAKAAVPWLSGGTKAITAAVRGINPFAAAGLAGGCRLTCEATIGPCHTLSPERMDVSDGWDGLPLHMQIRVVNDRCEPVAGTIVEIWHANHTGGYSGQIHRMCNNDAADVNKQFFRGYQRTDGNGVARFDSCYPGWYRGRAVHVHFRIQQGSYDPADSAASWLTSQLLFSDALNSEIFAQAPLYKDKGQPDTRLDVDNVVGQEPDKTPYVFDVQNLGGVMLASKTVVVRSETAHRPCQVKGSMPPGGPVGPGGPGRPGGMMPPPPPGT, encoded by the coding sequence ATGGTGCGATTCACAGACGAGTCCTTGCCGCCCATGACACAGCCGCACTCCTCATCCGAAACGCTTGTACCGGCCGCGCGCGCAACCTCGCGCAGAAGCTGGCTGCGGCAATCCGCAGCCCTGCTGGGGGCACTGCCCTTCATGCCATTGCCCGGTCGTGCCGCGCCCGCCGCAATCGGTTCGGCAGCAGCGCCGGCCACGGCCGGCACGGCGAAGGCCGCTGTTCCATGGCTCAGCGGCGGCACCAAGGCCATCACCGCTGCCGTGCGCGGCATCAATCCGTTTGCTGCCGCCGGGCTGGCGGGCGGCTGCCGCCTTACCTGCGAGGCCACCATAGGCCCCTGCCACACGCTGTCGCCCGAGCGCATGGATGTCAGCGATGGCTGGGATGGCCTCCCGCTGCATATGCAGATCCGTGTGGTCAACGATCGCTGCGAGCCGGTGGCGGGCACGATTGTGGAGATCTGGCATGCCAATCACACGGGCGGTTACTCGGGCCAGATTCACCGCATGTGCAACAACGATGCCGCCGATGTGAACAAGCAGTTCTTTCGCGGCTATCAGCGCACCGACGGCAATGGCGTGGCGCGCTTCGACAGCTGCTACCCCGGCTGGTATCGCGGCCGCGCCGTGCATGTGCACTTTCGCATTCAGCAAGGCAGCTACGATCCGGCGGACAGCGCTGCATCGTGGCTGACCAGCCAGCTGTTGTTCAGCGATGCGCTCAACAGCGAGATCTTTGCGCAGGCGCCGCTCTACAAGGACAAGGGCCAGCCCGATACCCGCCTGGATGTGGACAACGTGGTCGGGCAGGAGCCGGACAAGACGCCTTATGTCTTCGATGTGCAGAACCTGGGCGGGGTGATGCTGGCATCGAAGACCGTGGTGGTGCGCAGCGAGACTGCCCACAGGCCCTGCCAGGTCAAGGGCTCCATGCCGCCAGGCGGCCCGGTTGGGCCAGGAGGTCCGGGGCGGCCCGGCGGCATGATGCCGCCACCTCCGCCCGGCACCTGA
- a CDS encoding NYN domain-containing protein gives MPNDVQPRIALLIDADNAPAEMIDEILTELSTFGLINIRRAYGNWTKAGLHGWQSKLLEYAVRPMQQFDYSKGKNATDMAMTVDAMELLYTEKPDAFGIVSSDADFTPLVMHLRAKGAAVYGFGAEQTPRAFVNACSRFLYFDALKELGDGIVSRSERREALEADAVPRAVPAASQPQGSSPNAGNGRVAGGTGVAAPACTTLRVPSHMLKEDRQLIAMLRDAVKATQDEAGWARVAAVGTHIGNKLSFDARNYGYASLTKLMAATQVFELRDEGTARVAVRDLRGHQDEVLP, from the coding sequence ATGCCCAACGATGTCCAGCCCAGGATTGCCTTGCTGATCGATGCGGACAACGCGCCCGCGGAGATGATTGACGAGATATTGACCGAGCTGTCCACCTTCGGCCTGATCAATATCCGCCGTGCCTATGGCAACTGGACCAAGGCCGGTCTGCATGGCTGGCAGAGCAAGCTGCTGGAGTACGCCGTGCGGCCCATGCAGCAGTTCGACTACTCCAAGGGCAAGAACGCGACCGATATGGCCATGACGGTGGATGCCATGGAGCTGCTCTATACCGAAAAGCCCGATGCCTTCGGCATCGTCTCCTCGGACGCCGACTTCACCCCGCTGGTCATGCATTTGCGCGCCAAGGGCGCTGCCGTCTATGGATTCGGTGCGGAGCAGACGCCCAGGGCTTTCGTCAACGCCTGCTCGCGCTTTCTGTATTTCGATGCGCTCAAGGAGCTGGGCGATGGCATTGTCAGCCGCAGCGAACGCCGCGAGGCTCTGGAGGCCGATGCAGTGCCACGTGCAGTGCCTGCGGCAAGCCAGCCGCAGGGATCGAGCCCCAACGCCGGCAATGGCCGGGTGGCTGGCGGCACCGGTGTGGCCGCACCCGCCTGCACCACGCTGCGCGTGCCTTCGCACATGCTCAAGGAAGACCGGCAACTCATCGCCATGCTGCGCGATGCCGTCAAGGCCACCCAGGACGAGGCCGGCTGGGCGCGTGTGGCGGCGGTGGGTACGCATATAGGCAACAAGCTGTCGTTTGATGCACGCAACTATGGCTATGCCTCGCTGACCAAGCTCATGGCCGCGACCCAGGTGTTCGAGCTGCGCGACGAGGGCACGGCCCGCGTGGCGGTGCGCGATCTGCGTGGGCATCAGGACGAGGTGCTGCCTTGA
- a CDS encoding oxepin-CoA hydrolase, alternative type, with the protein MNPALVTRREGAVLVLSNNNQAARNALSPEYYHAVMEGLRAAGTDASVAAVILTGEGGHFCAGGDLNQLATRREMPLAERRLRLEDLNHLMRAIRDCPKPVIAAVEGAAAGAGLSLAMACDMLVAARSAVFSVAYVKVGLTPDGGATSFLAEFMSRQLLTELCLTGERISGERMHAHGCVNRLAEPGQALAQALELARQLAQGPEVATARIKALCRVAHRHSLEQQLALEADHMVEAQGGEESREGIAAFLEKRAPDFARLRGA; encoded by the coding sequence GTGAATCCTGCTCTTGTCACCCGCCGCGAAGGCGCTGTTCTCGTTCTCTCCAACAACAACCAGGCCGCGCGCAATGCGCTGTCGCCCGAGTATTACCACGCGGTCATGGAAGGGCTGCGTGCGGCCGGCACCGATGCCTCGGTGGCCGCCGTGATCCTCACGGGCGAGGGCGGTCATTTCTGCGCTGGCGGCGATCTGAACCAGCTGGCGACGCGGCGCGAGATGCCGCTGGCCGAACGCCGTCTCAGGCTCGAGGATCTCAACCATCTGATGCGTGCCATACGCGACTGCCCCAAGCCCGTGATCGCGGCGGTGGAGGGCGCTGCTGCGGGTGCAGGCCTGTCTCTGGCCATGGCTTGCGACATGCTGGTGGCGGCAAGGTCGGCGGTTTTCTCGGTGGCCTATGTGAAGGTCGGCCTCACCCCCGACGGTGGTGCGACCTCGTTTCTGGCCGAGTTCATGTCCCGTCAGTTGCTGACCGAGCTCTGCCTGACGGGCGAGCGCATCAGCGGCGAGCGCATGCATGCGCATGGCTGCGTCAACCGTTTGGCGGAGCCGGGCCAGGCCTTGGCCCAAGCGCTGGAACTGGCGCGGCAACTGGCCCAGGGGCCGGAGGTGGCGACCGCGCGTATCAAGGCTCTGTGCCGGGTGGCCCACCGCCACAGCCTGGAGCAGCAACTGGCGCTGGAGGCCGATCATATGGTCGAGGCCCAGGGCGGCGAGGAGTCCCGCGAAGGCATTGCGGCCTTTCTGGAAAAGCGTGCGCCCGACTTTGCCAGGCTGCGCGGAGCCTGA
- a CDS encoding SbcC/MukB-like Walker B domain-containing protein, which produces MRILKLRLKNLNSLKGEWNIDFTAAPFVDNGLFAITGSTGAGKSTLLDAICLALYHQTPRLDSISGSNDIMTRHTGECEAEVEFEVKGVAYRAFWSQRRARGKPDAALQAPRVELALVADGSILTTHVKDKTRRIAEITGLDFARFTKSMLLAQGGFAAFLQATANERAELLEELTGTDIYGRISQSVFERARDARQALEKQQAQAQGMQLLDAGTREQLLSQAALLQTGLTDLQARHRQLQTVQRWQAQTMQAMEDVEQARNAQANAQQALSDAAHDLLRLQAHGPAQAIQPMHHRWQLAQDQQSEQAAQLQQLHTLRLQAQSVQWHQHQQARQLAGDQLQQSRLQLQSAQAQQANLAVWLQTHASHALLGENLSGWREQLQQGQQLQRQTVQAEGQMTQLQKLARQLQQQADEQTQQSTQSTRQVSLTRQQQQAAEQALQQQLVAHGSLPQLRSHWQNAERQLHHWQQLQEHAALRQPLDVQQQRNAQALNSVGSRIQEQLAQRDDLRAQYKALKEKVADKQALLDQERLIQSLQEHRAALQPGEACPLCGSQDHPAITEYAALDVSATGAALQQAQSELESLQRQGEQLNTALATAQGQQQQQQEQHQAIAQQIEKWLARWADLRAQSVVPPDEAAWQQPDALRTACAEAGQQIAQLQQNLADAETAERQLQQAKEAFQAALQHQQQIEHAQAGTRQALQSNLTQQEQTAQALQALMQQACGLQTRLQHALQTAGYALPESADTTDWLAARQQEWQQWQRQQQAMQELSQQIDLLQRQVEQAAQDAEHWLQRGQALPDLSADAIAYTVPAAATLHDCKTMLEQTAQQLAKLQGQTSQAQATLEQLQQSTRQAQAEWQQALQASPFSDEAQYTAALLSDAEQQGLQALSNQLQGAAQRTATLQADASQRLTVLQAQALSDEAPEAITEQITQLETERAQQAEQLGAHRARLADDDQRRAGQQALLARIAEQEQDSDLWQHLDSLIGSAKGDKFRKFAQGLTLDHLLHLANRHLERLHGRYLLRRKPTGELELDIVDGWQGDVARDTRTLSGGEAFLVSLALALALSDLVSSKTSIDSLFLDEGFGTLDGDTLEIALAALDALNASGKMIGVISHVEALKERIPAQIRVEKAAGIGYSRLVI; this is translated from the coding sequence ATGAGAATTCTCAAACTGCGGCTGAAGAACCTGAACTCGCTCAAGGGCGAGTGGAACATCGACTTCACCGCAGCCCCTTTTGTCGACAACGGCCTGTTTGCCATCACCGGCTCCACGGGCGCTGGCAAATCCACACTGCTCGATGCCATCTGCCTTGCGCTCTATCACCAGACGCCCCGGCTCGACAGCATCAGCGGCAGCAACGACATCATGACGCGCCACACCGGTGAGTGCGAAGCAGAGGTGGAGTTCGAAGTCAAGGGCGTGGCCTATCGCGCCTTCTGGAGCCAGCGCCGCGCGCGCGGCAAGCCGGACGCAGCCCTGCAAGCTCCCAGGGTGGAGCTGGCACTGGTAGCGGACGGCAGCATACTCACCACTCATGTCAAGGACAAAACCCGGCGCATCGCCGAGATCACCGGGCTGGACTTTGCGCGCTTTACCAAGTCCATGCTGCTGGCCCAGGGAGGCTTTGCCGCCTTCTTGCAGGCCACGGCCAATGAACGCGCCGAGCTGCTCGAAGAACTGACCGGCACCGATATCTACGGTCGCATCTCGCAGTCCGTTTTCGAAAGAGCGCGCGACGCCCGCCAGGCCCTGGAAAAACAGCAGGCCCAGGCCCAGGGCATGCAGCTTCTGGATGCCGGCACGCGCGAGCAGCTGCTGTCCCAGGCCGCGCTGCTGCAGACCGGCTTGACGGATCTGCAGGCACGCCACCGGCAACTTCAAACCGTGCAACGCTGGCAGGCACAGACCATGCAGGCCATGGAGGACGTGGAACAGGCGCGCAATGCACAAGCGAACGCCCAGCAAGCGCTGAGTGATGCCGCGCACGATTTGCTGCGTCTGCAGGCCCACGGACCTGCGCAGGCAATCCAGCCCATGCACCATCGCTGGCAACTGGCACAAGACCAGCAAAGCGAACAGGCCGCGCAATTGCAGCAACTGCATACCCTGCGGCTGCAAGCCCAAAGCGTGCAATGGCATCAACACCAGCAGGCCCGGCAATTGGCTGGCGATCAGTTGCAGCAGTCAAGGCTGCAGCTGCAGTCTGCACAGGCCCAGCAGGCTAATTTGGCCGTATGGCTGCAGACCCATGCCAGCCACGCCCTGCTGGGTGAAAACCTCAGCGGCTGGCGCGAGCAGCTGCAGCAAGGCCAGCAACTGCAACGGCAAACCGTTCAGGCAGAAGGCCAGATGACGCAGTTGCAGAAGCTCGCCCGGCAACTACAGCAGCAAGCAGATGAACAGACGCAGCAATCCACGCAGTCGACACGGCAAGTCTCCCTGACGCGGCAACAGCAGCAGGCCGCAGAGCAGGCCCTGCAGCAGCAACTGGTCGCGCACGGCAGCTTGCCTCAGTTGCGCAGCCACTGGCAAAACGCAGAGCGCCAGCTGCATCACTGGCAGCAGTTGCAGGAGCATGCCGCGCTGCGCCAGCCCCTGGACGTGCAGCAGCAGCGCAATGCGCAAGCCTTGAACTCCGTTGGTTCCCGCATTCAGGAGCAGCTGGCGCAACGCGATGACTTGCGTGCGCAGTACAAGGCGCTCAAGGAAAAGGTGGCCGACAAGCAAGCCCTGCTTGACCAGGAGCGCCTCATCCAAAGCCTGCAAGAGCACCGCGCCGCGCTGCAGCCCGGCGAAGCCTGCCCGCTGTGCGGGTCTCAGGATCACCCAGCCATCACCGAATACGCGGCGCTGGATGTATCAGCCACTGGCGCTGCGCTGCAGCAGGCACAGAGTGAACTCGAGTCCCTGCAGCGCCAGGGCGAGCAGCTGAACACCGCGCTGGCCACTGCCCAGGGTCAGCAGCAGCAACAGCAGGAGCAGCACCAGGCCATTGCCCAGCAGATTGAAAAATGGCTGGCACGCTGGGCTGACTTGCGCGCGCAGAGTGTGGTGCCGCCGGACGAGGCTGCATGGCAACAGCCCGATGCACTGCGCACCGCTTGCGCTGAAGCCGGGCAGCAGATTGCGCAGCTGCAGCAGAACCTGGCCGATGCCGAAACTGCCGAACGCCAGCTGCAACAGGCCAAAGAGGCCTTCCAGGCGGCCCTGCAACACCAGCAGCAGATCGAGCATGCACAGGCCGGCACCCGGCAGGCTCTGCAGAGCAATCTGACGCAGCAGGAGCAGACCGCTCAGGCACTGCAAGCCTTGATGCAGCAGGCCTGCGGCCTGCAGACCCGCTTGCAGCATGCCCTGCAGACGGCAGGCTATGCATTGCCCGAGAGCGCGGACACGACAGACTGGCTGGCTGCACGCCAGCAGGAATGGCAACAATGGCAGCGCCAGCAACAGGCAATGCAAGAGCTGAGCCAGCAGATCGACCTGCTGCAACGCCAGGTAGAGCAAGCCGCGCAAGATGCAGAGCACTGGCTGCAACGCGGCCAGGCCCTGCCAGACCTGTCCGCCGACGCCATCGCCTATACAGTGCCAGCCGCCGCCACGCTGCATGACTGCAAAACCATGCTCGAGCAGACAGCGCAGCAGCTGGCCAAGCTGCAAGGTCAGACAAGCCAGGCACAAGCCACGCTCGAGCAGTTGCAGCAATCGACGCGGCAGGCCCAGGCCGAATGGCAGCAAGCGCTGCAGGCCAGCCCGTTTTCCGACGAGGCTCAATACACTGCAGCCCTGCTGTCCGATGCCGAACAGCAAGGTCTGCAGGCACTGAGCAACCAGCTTCAGGGCGCGGCACAACGCACGGCGACCTTGCAGGCAGACGCCAGCCAGCGCCTGACCGTACTGCAAGCACAGGCGCTAAGCGATGAAGCACCCGAAGCCATTACCGAGCAGATTACCCAGCTGGAGACCGAACGCGCCCAGCAGGCCGAGCAACTGGGCGCCCACCGCGCCCGCCTGGCGGACGACGACCAGCGCCGCGCGGGCCAGCAAGCCCTGCTGGCCCGGATTGCCGAGCAGGAACAGGACAGCGATCTCTGGCAACACCTGGACAGCCTGATCGGCTCCGCCAAGGGCGACAAGTTCCGAAAATTTGCCCAGGGGCTGACGCTGGACCATCTGCTGCATCTGGCCAACCGGCACCTGGAGCGCCTGCACGGCCGCTATCTGCTGCGGCGCAAGCCCACGGGCGAGCTGGAACTGGACATCGTGGACGGCTGGCAGGGCGATGTGGCGCGCGACACGCGCACGCTTTCGGGCGGCGAGGCCTTTCTCGTCAGCCTGGCACTGGCGCTGGCACTGTCGGATCTGGTCAGCAGCAAGACCTCGATTGACTCGCTATTCCTGGACGAAGGCTTCGGCACGCTGGACGGCGACACGCTGGAGATCGCCCTGGCCGCACTAGACGCACTCAACGCCAGCGGCAAGATGATTGGCGTCATCAGCCATGTGGAAGCGCTCAAGGAGCGTATTCCGGCGCAGATCCGCGTGGAAAAAGCAGCCGGAATCGGCTACTCCAGACTGGTGATCTGA
- a CDS encoding DUF3025 domain-containing protein produces MQSVDWAVDWQAPWLAPLQELGRKVHDQVLDGAGVARALQEVAAAHGLLPGWRFVDQLQLPPGQAYEAFIHREQCIPTRDNLHDFFNGLIWLHWPLLKQRLNALQAAEIARQGVGAQRGRLRDSITVLDENGGLLLAPQALCDSLRDKRWQELFVARRALWQQARFLPIGHALLEKLVRPRKAITAHVICVPLEQAPGLASPAEADGWLDDQLRTQSCNLASKPYLPIPILGIPDWCLQNQNFSFYDDSLVFRAPRTAQTTQQRVLPERELA; encoded by the coding sequence ATGCAGTCGGTGGATTGGGCCGTTGACTGGCAGGCGCCCTGGCTGGCACCGCTGCAAGAGCTGGGGCGCAAGGTGCATGACCAGGTGCTGGATGGTGCCGGCGTGGCCAGGGCCTTGCAGGAGGTGGCTGCAGCCCACGGACTGCTGCCGGGATGGCGGTTCGTCGATCAACTGCAGCTGCCTCCCGGCCAGGCCTATGAGGCCTTCATCCACCGTGAGCAGTGCATTCCCACGCGCGACAATCTGCATGACTTCTTCAACGGCCTGATCTGGCTGCACTGGCCGCTGCTCAAGCAGCGGCTCAATGCGCTGCAGGCGGCCGAGATCGCGCGCCAGGGCGTGGGAGCGCAGCGCGGGCGCCTGCGCGATTCGATCACGGTGCTGGACGAAAACGGCGGCTTGCTGCTCGCGCCGCAGGCCCTGTGCGATTCGCTGCGCGACAAGCGCTGGCAGGAGCTGTTCGTGGCCCGGCGTGCGCTGTGGCAGCAGGCGCGCTTTCTGCCCATAGGCCATGCCCTGCTGGAAAAGCTGGTCCGGCCGCGCAAGGCCATCACCGCACATGTGATCTGCGTGCCGCTGGAGCAGGCTCCGGGCCTGGCGTCGCCGGCCGAGGCCGACGGCTGGCTGGACGATCAGTTGCGGACCCAGTCTTGCAATCTCGCCAGCAAGCCCTATCTACCAATTCCCATATTGGGAATCCCGGACTGGTGCCTGCAGAACCAGAACTTTTCCTTCTATGATGACTCTCTAGTTTTCCGAGCCCCACGTACCGCACAAACAACACAACAACGGGTACTGCCAGAAAGAGAGCTGGCTTGA
- a CDS encoding NAD(P)/FAD-dependent oxidoreductase, whose translation MIRIAELKLPLSAVEYHPENHTEYQPTDKLTQLAAERLGIAAAAIAELHVHKRSFDARKAELLAVYIVDIALADESQEAALLTQFADHPHVNPTPDMSWKPVGQAPADLDERPVVVGFGPCGMFAGLVLAQMGFRPIVLERGKTVRERTKDTWRLWRKRELTPESNVQYGEGGAGTFSDGKLYSQIKDPRHLGRKVLTEFVTYGAPPEILYAAHPHIGTFKLVKLVEGIREEIVRLGGEIRFEQRVTDVQIEEVDGQRQLIGLQVLDQATGQSYALPTHHAVMALGHSSRDTFAMFYERGVAMEAKPFSVGFRIEHPQSVIDRARWGKDAGHPLLGAADYKLVHHAKNGRAVYSFCMCPGGTVVAATSEPGRVVTNGMSQYSRAERNANAGMVCAISPEDYPQDAESFAWAFDGKTFGVEKLQKGEHHPLSGIVLQRQLESKAYVLGGQNYSAPGQLVGDFVAGKPSKEFGEVQPSYKPGISLGDLHQALPAYAIEAMREALPAFGKKIRGYDMQDAVLTGVETRTSSPVKIGRGADFQSDNTRGLYPAGEGASYAGGILSAGVDGIKVGEAVAAAILGVAVPSSGARGSGGAL comes from the coding sequence ATGATCCGGATCGCAGAACTCAAACTCCCTCTCTCGGCGGTTGAATACCACCCCGAGAACCACACCGAATACCAGCCCACGGACAAGCTCACGCAGCTTGCGGCCGAGCGCCTGGGAATTGCGGCCGCCGCCATTGCCGAGCTGCATGTGCACAAGCGCAGCTTCGATGCGCGCAAGGCAGAACTGCTGGCCGTCTACATCGTCGACATTGCGCTGGCCGACGAGAGCCAGGAGGCCGCGCTGCTGACGCAGTTTGCCGACCATCCCCATGTCAATCCCACGCCCGACATGAGCTGGAAACCCGTGGGCCAGGCCCCGGCGGATCTGGACGAGCGCCCCGTGGTCGTGGGCTTTGGACCCTGCGGCATGTTTGCCGGGCTGGTGCTGGCCCAGATGGGCTTCAGGCCCATCGTGCTGGAGCGCGGCAAGACCGTGCGCGAGCGCACCAAGGACACCTGGCGCCTGTGGCGCAAGCGCGAGCTGACACCTGAGTCCAATGTGCAGTATGGCGAAGGCGGCGCCGGCACCTTCTCCGACGGCAAGCTCTACAGCCAGATCAAGGACCCGCGCCATCTGGGCCGCAAGGTGCTGACCGAGTTCGTGACCTATGGCGCGCCGCCTGAGATTCTCTACGCGGCTCACCCCCATATCGGCACTTTCAAGCTGGTCAAGCTGGTCGAGGGCATTCGCGAGGAAATCGTGCGCCTGGGCGGCGAAATCCGCTTCGAGCAGCGCGTGACCGATGTACAGATCGAAGAGGTCGACGGCCAGCGCCAGTTGATCGGCCTGCAGGTGCTCGACCAGGCCACCGGCCAAAGCTATGCGCTGCCCACCCATCATGCCGTGATGGCTCTGGGCCACAGCTCGCGCGATACTTTTGCCATGTTCTACGAGCGCGGCGTGGCCATGGAGGCCAAACCCTTCTCCGTGGGCTTTCGCATCGAACATCCGCAAAGCGTGATCGACCGCGCCCGCTGGGGCAAGGATGCCGGCCATCCGCTGCTGGGCGCTGCCGACTACAAGCTGGTACACCATGCCAAAAACGGCCGCGCCGTCTATAGCTTCTGCATGTGCCCCGGCGGCACCGTGGTGGCCGCGACCAGCGAACCCGGGCGCGTCGTCACCAACGGCATGAGCCAGTACTCTCGCGCCGAGCGCAATGCCAATGCCGGCATGGTCTGCGCCATCAGCCCAGAAGACTACCCGCAGGACGCCGAAAGCTTTGCCTGGGCCTTTGACGGCAAGACCTTTGGCGTCGAAAAGCTGCAAAAAGGCGAGCATCACCCGCTCTCCGGCATTGTGCTGCAGCGCCAGCTGGAGTCCAAAGCCTATGTGCTCGGCGGCCAGAACTACAGCGCGCCCGGCCAGCTTGTGGGCGACTTTGTGGCCGGCAAGCCATCCAAGGAGTTCGGCGAAGTTCAGCCCTCCTACAAGCCCGGCATCAGTCTCGGCGATCTGCACCAGGCCCTGCCCGCCTATGCCATCGAAGCCATGCGCGAGGCCCTGCCCGCCTTTGGCAAGAAGATTCGCGGCTACGACATGCAGGATGCCGTGCTGACCGGTGTGGAAACCCGCACCTCGTCCCCGGTCAAGATCGGCCGCGGCGCCGACTTCCAGAGCGACAACACGCGCGGTCTGTACCCTGCCGGCGAAGGCGCCAGCTACGCGGGTGGAATTCTGTCGGCCGGTGTGGACGGCATCAAGGTCGGCGAGGCCGTGGCGGCGGCGATCCTGGGCGTGGCCGTTCCCTCGTCGGGTGCGCGCGGCTCGGGCGGCGCGCTGTAA
- a CDS encoding YXWGXW repeat-containing protein, with translation MSFISQTMTRRLLPVLLLGGSAALLTGCVVAPAYPAYGTEVVAGDVYAPMAPPPLINEVIPVAPSPAYVWIGGSWGWGGGRYNWRPGRWAMPPRPGYGWHEGGWNHGPGGWHHGGGHWGPRR, from the coding sequence ATGTCCTTCATCTCTCAAACCATGACCCGCCGCCTGCTGCCGGTCTTGCTGCTGGGCGGCTCGGCGGCCCTGCTTACGGGCTGTGTGGTGGCGCCGGCCTATCCGGCTTATGGAACCGAGGTGGTCGCAGGCGACGTCTATGCACCCATGGCCCCGCCTCCCCTGATCAACGAGGTGATTCCGGTGGCTCCCTCGCCGGCCTATGTCTGGATCGGCGGCTCCTGGGGCTGGGGCGGCGGACGCTACAACTGGCGTCCCGGTCGCTGGGCCATGCCGCCACGTCCCGGCTACGGCTGGCATGAAGGGGGCTGGAACCATGGCCCTGGTGGCTGGCATCATGGCGGCGGCCATTGGGGACCGCGCCGTTGA